A single genomic interval of Bradyrhizobium japonicum USDA 6 harbors:
- a CDS encoding MarR family winged helix-turn-helix transcriptional regulator: MTVSKTAEKSSEKPGDAAKGRKDAAEAQPEALQLGELSEQLGYVLKRAQLKVFENFLRCMASLQLTPAQFSVLLLVEKNPGRNQTEIASTLGILRPNFVAMLDNLESRDLCARIRSTNDRRSHILVLTDKGKAVLTRAKKLVATKHESRLNELLGQSNREALIVMLSKIANEF; encoded by the coding sequence ATGACCGTTTCCAAAACCGCTGAAAAGTCTTCCGAAAAGCCCGGCGACGCGGCCAAGGGCCGCAAGGACGCGGCCGAGGCCCAGCCCGAAGCCCTCCAGCTTGGCGAGCTCTCCGAGCAGCTCGGCTACGTGCTGAAGCGGGCGCAGCTCAAGGTGTTCGAGAACTTCTTGCGCTGCATGGCCTCGCTCCAGCTCACGCCCGCGCAGTTCTCCGTGCTGCTGCTGGTCGAGAAGAATCCGGGCCGTAACCAGACCGAGATCGCCTCGACGCTAGGCATCCTGCGCCCAAACTTCGTGGCGATGCTCGACAATTTGGAGAGCCGCGACCTCTGCGCGCGGATCCGCTCCACCAACGACCGCCGCTCGCACATCCTGGTCTTGACCGACAAGGGCAAGGCCGTGCTGACCCGAGCGAAAAAGCTCGTCGCCACCAAGCACGAGTCCCGGCTGAACGAGCTGCTCGGGCAGTCCAACCGCGAAGCCCTGATCGTGATGCTCTCGAAGATCGCGAACGAGTTTTGA
- a CDS encoding glycerate kinase type-2 family protein has translation MTDRRPLLRALYDAAVAAAHPSTILAPHLRPAPKGRVICLAAGKGAGAMAAAAERHYLDTLKLAPERLVGIATTRHGYGVPTRRIRVVEAGHPVPDEAGLKGAADTLALASEAGPDDLLLVLLTGGGSANWIAPVDGISFAQKQAVNKALLRSGAPIGEMNTVRKHLSRIKGGRLARAGKNAAEIVTLAISDVPHDDPSAIASGPTVPDPTTLADARAIVAKYKLAIDDAVRRALDDPANESAKPGDAAFARAHFELIARPKQSLDAAVKLAKEAGYETIDLGADLEGEAREVAANHARLALEARAQGKRLAILSGGELTVTVRGNGRGGPNQEYALALASLLKDTPDISALAGDTDGADGGAGHPTDPAGALIDAATFAKMKALALQPQAYLDNNDATTFFEATGDLLMPGPTLTNVNDIRVILVD, from the coding sequence ATGACCGACCGACGTCCCCTGCTCCGCGCGCTCTACGACGCCGCCGTTGCCGCCGCCCATCCCAGCACGATTCTGGCGCCGCATCTGCGGCCCGCGCCGAAAGGGCGCGTGATCTGCCTCGCCGCCGGCAAGGGCGCGGGTGCGATGGCCGCGGCCGCCGAGCGGCATTATCTCGATACGCTCAAGCTCGCGCCGGAGCGCCTCGTCGGCATCGCCACCACGCGCCACGGCTACGGCGTGCCGACGCGCCGCATCCGCGTGGTCGAGGCCGGTCACCCCGTGCCCGATGAGGCCGGCCTGAAGGGCGCCGCCGATACGCTTGCGCTCGCGAGCGAGGCCGGGCCGGACGATCTGCTGCTGGTGCTGCTCACCGGCGGCGGCTCGGCGAACTGGATCGCGCCGGTGGACGGCATCAGCTTCGCGCAGAAGCAGGCAGTCAACAAGGCGCTGCTCCGCTCGGGCGCGCCGATCGGCGAGATGAACACGGTCAGGAAGCATTTGTCGCGGATCAAGGGCGGCCGGCTGGCGCGCGCCGGCAAGAATGCCGCCGAAATCGTGACGCTGGCGATTTCCGACGTGCCGCACGACGATCCGTCCGCCATCGCCTCCGGCCCCACCGTGCCGGACCCGACCACGCTGGCAGATGCGCGCGCGATCGTCGCGAAGTACAAGCTCGCCATCGACGACGCCGTCCGCCGCGCGCTCGACGATCCCGCCAACGAAAGCGCCAAGCCGGGTGACGCCGCCTTTGCGCGCGCGCATTTCGAACTGATCGCGCGGCCCAAGCAATCGCTCGACGCCGCGGTGAAGCTCGCCAAGGAAGCGGGCTATGAAACCATCGATCTCGGCGCCGATCTCGAAGGCGAGGCCCGCGAGGTCGCCGCCAATCACGCCAGGCTCGCGCTTGAAGCACGCGCGCAGGGCAAGCGCCTCGCGATCCTCTCCGGCGGCGAGCTCACCGTTACCGTGCGCGGCAATGGGCGCGGCGGCCCCAACCAGGAATACGCGCTGGCGCTCGCCTCCCTGTTGAAGGACACGCCTGACATCTCCGCTCTCGCCGGCGACACCGACGGTGCCGATGGCGGCGCCGGCCATCCCACCGATCCCGCCGGCGCGCTGATCGATGCTGCAACGTTCGCGAAGATGAAGGCGCTGGCGCTTCAGCCGCAGGCGTATCTGGACAACAACGACGCGACGACGTTCTTCGAGGCGACCGGCGATCTGCTGATGCCGGGACCGACGCTGACGAACGTGAACGATATCAGGGTGATTTTGGTGGATTGA
- a CDS encoding ABC transporter substrate-binding protein: MPAVTGKLAAASLALALIAASASTASAQKKYDTGATDTEIKIGNIMPYSGPASAYGIIGRTEAAYFKKINDEGGINGRKINYISYDDAYSPPKTVEQARKLVESDEVLFIFNSLGTPPNSAIHKYMNSKKVPQLFVATGATKWNDPQNFPWTMGWQPNYQSETQIYAKWLLKNKPDAKIAVLFQNDDYGKDYLKGLKDGLGSKAASMIVIEESYETSEPTIDNHIVKLKSTGADVFMNITTPKFAAQAIKKNAEIGWKPLHFLNNVSASVGSVMKPAGFENGQDIVSADYLKDVSDPAWNNDPGMKEFLAFMTKYFPEGDKLDKGTIVGYAVAQTLVQVLKQCGDNLTRENIMKQAANLKDFRTEALLPGVKINTSPTDFAPISQLQLEKFKGEKWELFGDVISADVGG; this comes from the coding sequence ATGCCCGCTGTCACCGGCAAACTTGCGGCCGCGTCACTGGCGCTTGCGCTCATTGCGGCCTCGGCCTCCACTGCATCGGCCCAGAAGAAATACGATACCGGCGCGACCGACACCGAAATCAAGATCGGCAACATCATGCCCTACAGCGGACCGGCTTCCGCCTACGGCATCATCGGGCGGACGGAAGCCGCCTATTTCAAGAAGATCAACGACGAGGGCGGCATCAACGGCCGCAAGATCAATTACATCTCCTATGACGACGCCTACTCGCCGCCGAAGACGGTGGAGCAGGCCCGCAAGCTGGTCGAGAGCGACGAGGTGCTGTTCATCTTCAACTCGCTCGGCACGCCGCCGAACTCGGCGATCCACAAATACATGAACTCGAAGAAGGTGCCGCAGCTGTTCGTCGCGACCGGCGCCACCAAGTGGAACGATCCGCAGAACTTCCCCTGGACGATGGGCTGGCAGCCCAATTACCAGAGCGAGACGCAGATCTATGCGAAATGGCTGCTCAAGAACAAGCCGGACGCCAAGATCGCGGTGCTCTTCCAGAACGACGATTACGGCAAGGACTATCTGAAGGGCCTCAAGGATGGCCTCGGCTCGAAAGCCGCCTCGATGATCGTCATCGAAGAGAGCTACGAGACCTCCGAGCCGACCATCGACAACCACATCGTCAAGCTGAAGTCGACCGGCGCCGACGTCTTCATGAACATCACGACGCCGAAATTCGCCGCCCAGGCGATCAAGAAGAATGCCGAGATCGGCTGGAAGCCGCTGCACTTCCTCAACAACGTCTCGGCCTCCGTCGGCAGCGTGATGAAGCCGGCCGGCTTCGAGAACGGCCAGGACATCGTCTCGGCCGACTATCTCAAGGACGTGTCGGATCCCGCGTGGAACAACGATCCCGGCATGAAGGAGTTTCTGGCGTTCATGACCAAATACTTCCCCGAGGGCGACAAGCTCGATAAGGGCACGATCGTCGGCTATGCCGTGGCACAGACGCTGGTCCAGGTCTTGAAGCAGTGCGGTGACAATCTCACGCGCGAGAACATCATGAAGCAGGCGGCGAACCTGAAGGACTTCCGCACCGAGGCGCTGCTGCCGGGCGTCAAGATCAACACCTCGCCGACCGATTTCGCGCCGATCAGCCAGCTTCAGCTCGAGAAATTCAAGGGCGAGAAGTGGGAGCTGTTCGGAGACGTGATCAGCGCCGACGTCGGCGGCTAA
- a CDS encoding branched-chain amino acid ABC transporter permease — protein MNTTIMLFLVQDGITNGAIYALLGLALVLVFAVTRVILIPQGEFVTYGALTYASLAAGQMPGTAKLALALGIGAFVFDLFVARKALHGRLIVRSLVTNVVLPAIVLALTITFAAQKPPVAVCIALSLVIVAMIGLYLYRIAFQPLAHTSVLVLLIASVGVHLALQGLGLLFFGAEGQRGPAVLSGAFTAGALRFTGQSITVYAITITFIVGLWLFFGLTLYGKALRATAVNRLGARLAGIRTTLSGQIAFLLASVIGALSGIMIVPITTLYYDSGFLIGLKGFVAAIIGGLVSYPLTAVAALVVGIVEAFSSFYASNYKEVIVFMLLIPVLLLRSLAAPAVEEEKD, from the coding sequence TTGAATACCACCATCATGCTGTTCCTGGTACAGGACGGCATCACCAATGGGGCGATCTATGCGCTGCTTGGCCTGGCGCTGGTGCTGGTGTTCGCCGTCACGCGGGTCATCCTCATTCCCCAGGGCGAATTCGTCACCTACGGCGCGCTGACCTATGCCTCGCTGGCCGCGGGCCAGATGCCGGGCACGGCCAAGCTCGCGCTGGCGCTGGGTATCGGCGCCTTCGTGTTCGACCTGTTCGTGGCGCGCAAGGCGCTGCACGGCCGCCTGATCGTGCGCAGCCTCGTCACCAATGTCGTGCTGCCGGCCATCGTGCTGGCGCTGACCATCACCTTCGCCGCCCAGAAGCCGCCGGTGGCGGTCTGTATCGCGCTGTCGCTGGTGATCGTGGCGATGATCGGCCTCTATCTCTACCGCATCGCCTTCCAGCCGCTGGCGCACACCTCCGTGCTGGTGCTGCTGATCGCATCGGTGGGCGTCCATCTCGCGCTCCAGGGACTGGGCCTGCTGTTCTTCGGCGCCGAAGGCCAGCGCGGACCCGCCGTGCTGTCAGGCGCGTTCACCGCCGGCGCGCTGCGCTTCACCGGCCAGAGCATCACCGTTTACGCCATCACCATCACCTTCATCGTCGGACTCTGGCTGTTCTTCGGGCTGACGCTCTACGGCAAGGCGCTGCGCGCGACCGCCGTGAACCGGCTCGGCGCCCGCCTTGCCGGCATCCGCACCACGCTGTCCGGCCAGATCGCCTTCCTGCTGGCCTCCGTCATCGGCGCGCTGTCGGGCATCATGATCGTGCCGATCACCACGCTCTACTACGACTCCGGCTTCCTGATCGGCCTGAAGGGCTTTGTCGCCGCGATCATCGGCGGCCTCGTCAGCTATCCGCTCACCGCCGTCGCGGCGCTGGTCGTCGGCATCGTCGAGGCGTTCTCGTCCTTCTACGCCTCCAACTACAAGGAAGTGATCGTCTTCATGCTGCTGATCCCCGTGCTGCTGCTGCGCTCGCTCGCCGCGCCCGCGGTCGAGGAAGAGAAGGACTGA